Proteins encoded within one genomic window of Natator depressus isolate rNatDep1 chromosome 1, rNatDep2.hap1, whole genome shotgun sequence:
- the CPAP gene encoding centrosomal P4.1-associated protein isoform X2 has protein sequence MENSVGGEDSDADHLCSRNVDLSGSPNGRKCLQAANIEERPIKAGIQERKQTFEEFLEEQIRLEDRRLKQKEEQEEVGRSTFQKLQTKRPFLKRGEGLTRFTNAKSKVTKYKESKLMTQQTTLEDRNVVKADRPQIQRKTAPLSKEQVSENFAVQSKKCNRPAKITNDSVFPVQKAIVLKNHNGKNISPPTARLQTEKNLDGQFKDSFGSENKENIMDFARPTDKFSDTEKPQLSTAFSLSKGSTSYPVKDSEHSFELSFQNKLENWEKEKEKENIELDEFLFLEQAADEVSFSSNSSFVQRFLDRDQQISKGRRMSSTPVKAMPQQMNALDIINKNKKAEIILQGNKNDRAVTHTVLDLRASIRLRDQFNKTDSKIFQTSSTAASPTFKSTEWNVNEDKDDGSRVITTESEEELETTVKCSNEDAKKFILSIRQDNPAFCDCTGPVKDLSKESKSRDVDLDLSDKDYSSDESNVLPNQSNSKVSESQRSVSCTNRNKVEFDDERTWTDLEENEIQHEVPQNDTIKVPPQTDYYNKSEMAAPDKTIKRKVASIKKGDDLPKQSVTDGDASAPPTSDLMMKLFPSLKPKQKPGCHARHETKSNVGQEETGGDIVRSQVLREKLVELETEIERFRAENASLTKLREERESSLENLRREIADFEQQKTKELARIEEVKKEEMRKLQKDRKVFEKYSTAARAMPDKKERDEIQALKQQLADLQEDLKRREAKWLSTHGRLRNQIETLTKENTELREEIKIMERFRLEVWKKAEAAESNRKAESSGMNLKRAESISPSTRFKKKQFLSPVPQIEKSSKMNGKGYSPVKGKPSRRPKSAPVSDGSNFDKTMMTLEDSSRTFMIDMSPTETCVPLESPFLVSTGSEEIQGEVNYPDGKVEKVLKNGCHLIFFPNGTRKEMSSDGKTITVTFFNGDVKQVMPDQRVIYYYADAQTTHTTYPDGLEVLHFSNGQIEKHYPDGRKEITFPDQTIKNLFMDGGEESIFPDGTIVRVQRDGSKTIEFNNGQRELHTPQFKRREYPDGTVKTVYANGHQETKYVCGRVRVKDKDVDVKAQRLEYC, from the exons GCCTATTaaagctgggattcaggagaggaAACAGACGTTTGAAGAATTCCTTGAAGAACAGATACGATTAGAAGACCGGCGCCTGAAGCAAAAAGAAGAGCAAGAG gaAGTAGGAAGGTCAACCTTTCAGAAACTACAGACAAAACGACCCTTTCTGAAACGGGGAGAAGGCTTAACTAGGTTCACTAATGCCAAATCTAAAGTAACAAAGTATAAAGAAAGCAAACTGATGACTCAGCAAactactttggaggacagaaacGTTGTTAAAGCGGACAGACCACAAATACAGCGGAAAACTGCACCTTTAAGCAAGGAACAGGTTTCTGAGAATTTTGCTGTGCAGTCTAAAAAATGTAACCGACCTGCTAAAATAACAAATGATTCTGTCTTCCCTGTTCAGAAGGCCATAGTACTCAAGAATcataatggaaaaaatatatcGCCACCAACAGCGAGACTGCAGACTGAGAAGAATCTTGATGGGCAGTTCAAAGATTCTTTCGGATCAGAAAATAAGGAAAACATAATGGATTTTGCCAGGCCTACTGACAAATTTTCAGATACAGAAAAGCCTCAGCTGTCCACAGCTTTTTCTCTTTCCAAAGGTTCTACAAGTTACCCTGTAAAAGATTCAGAACATTCTTTTGAACTTTCATTCCAAAATAAGTTGGAaaactgggaaaaagaaaaggaaaaagagaacatAGAATTAGATGAATTTTTGTTTCTAGAACAGGCTGCTGATGAAGTATCTTTCTCGAGTAATTCCTCATTTGTACAAAGGTTCTTGGATCGAGATCAGCAAATTTCAAAAGGCCGTAGAATGTCATCTACCCCTGTCAAAGCAATGCCACAGCAGATGAATGCACTAgatattataaataaaaataaaaaagcagaaattattttacaaggaaataaaaatgacaGAGCAGTTACACATACAGTCTTGGATTTGAGGGCATCTATTAGACTAAGGGACCAATTCAATAAAACAGATAGTAAAATATTTCAGACTTCTTCCACTGCGGCATCTCCAACTTTCAAAAGTACTGAATGGAATGTAAATGAAGATAAGGATGATGGAAGCCGTGTCATTACTACAGAGTCTGAGGAGGAACTTGAGACTACCGTAAAATGTTCAAATGAAGATGCTAAAAAGTTCATTTTGAGCATCAGACAAGATAATCCAGCATTCTGTGATTGCACAGGACCTGTCAAAGACCTCAGCAAAGAAAGCAAAAGTAGGGATGTTGATCTTGACTTATCAGACAAAGATTATAGTAGTGATGAATCCAATGTGCTACCAAATCAGAGTAATAGCAAAGTGTCTGAATCTCAAAGAAGTGTTTCATGTACAAATAGGAATAAGGTTGAGTTTGATGATGAAAGAACATGGACTGACCTTGAAGAAAATGAGATTCAGCATGAAGTACCCCAAAATGATACCATTAAAGTACCTCCACAAACTGACTATTACAATAAAAGTGAAATGGCTGCCCCAGATAAAACAATAAAGAGGAAGGTCGCTTCAATAAAGAAGGGAGATGATTTGCCCAAACAGAGTGTGACAGATGGTGATGCAAGTGCACCTCCCACATCAGACCTCATGATGAAACTCTTTCCTTCACTGAAACCTAAACAGAAGCCAGGCTGTCATGCAAGGCATGAAACCAAATCAAATGTGGGACAAGAAGAAACAGGAG GAGACATTGTTCGATCCCAGGTACTAAGAGAGAAGCTTGTTGAATTGGAAACAGAAATTGAAAGATTCAGAGCTGAAAATGCATCTCTAACAAAACTCCGTGAAGAACGAGAGAGCTCCTTAGAAAATCTCAG GAGAGAAATTGCAGACTTTGAACAGCAGAAAACAAAAGAATTGGCTCGGATAGAAGAagttaaaaaagaagaaatgagAAAACTGCAAAAAGACCGTaaagtttttgaaaaatattccaCAGCAGCTAGAGCGATGCCAGATAAAAAGGAGCGTGATGAAATTCAG GCTTTAAAACAGCAGCTTGCAGATTTGCAGGAAGACTTAAAGCGAAGAGAAGCAAAATGGTTGTCTACTCATGGTCGCCTTAGAAACCAGATAGAAACCTTAACAAAGGAGAACACAGAGTTAAGAGAAGAGATCAAAATCATGGAAAGATTTCGTCTAGAAGTTTGGAAGAAAGCAGAAGCTGCTGAAAGCAACAGGAAGGCTGAAAGTTCTGGAATGAATTTGAAGAGAGCAGAATCTATA AGTCCAtcaactagatttaaaaaaaaacagtttctgTCTCCAGTTCCTCAAATAGAAAAGAGTAGCAAGATGAATGGCAAAGGTTATTCACCAGTAAAAG GAAAGCCTTCTAGAAGACCTAAATCAGCACCTGTTAGTGATGGGAGTAACTTTGACAAGACAATGATGACACTAGAAGATTCCTCTAGGACTTTTATGATA GACATGTCCCCTACTGAAACGTGTGTGCCATTAGAGTCCCCTTTTCTTGTGTCTACAGGTAGTGAAGAAATACAGGGAGAAGTTAACTATCCTGATGGAAAG GttgaaaaggttttaaaaaatggctgTCATCTTATATTTTTCCCTAATGGAACACGGAAAGAAATGAGTTCGGATGGAAAGACCATAACTGTAACATTCTTTAATGGGGATGTGAAACAAGTTATGCCTGATCAAAGAGTG ATTTACTATTATGCAGATGCCCAGACAACTCATACTACATACCCTGATGGGTTAGAAGTCTTACATTTCTCAAATGGACAAATAG AGAAGCATTACCCTGATGGAAGGAAAGAAATTACATTTCCTGACCAAACTATTAAGAATTTATTTATGGATGGGGGAGAGGAAAGCATTTTTCCAGATGGCACTATTGTTCGCGTGCAGAG AGATGGAAGCAAAACTATAGAATTTAACAATGGCCAGAGAGAGCTGCATACGCCACAGTTCAAGAGACGTGAATATCCAGATGGCACTGTCAAGACTGTGTATGCGAATGGACACCAGGAAACTAAATATGTCTGTGGGAGAGTAAGAGTTAAGGACAAGGATG